In Spodoptera frugiperda isolate SF20-4 chromosome 4, AGI-APGP_CSIRO_Sfru_2.0, whole genome shotgun sequence, a single window of DNA contains:
- the LOC118274335 gene encoding uncharacterized protein LOC118274335 has translation MCKENHTLSHCKKFVEMKLSERTEYVKNKHLCFNCLALGHSVKRCKLPVSCQKCHRRHHSLLHETKNTEPTATPSTSQPLASQHVVEEKEAVQVNTVIASHHTNKHGTALLATAVVEATNAEGQVISLRALIDQGSQATFISEKATQLLKLKRQPVKGSVLGVGSLRTELKHVVQLNIRSQWDYKYNLPIQAYVMSKQLTTKIPTKTIVKQPWPHIDGLNLADPSYLTPGSVDLLLGVKVYAQIIQPDLIKGPPGTPTAQKTNLGWIIFGDIVEKPQNDTYLVMHHQIDADEILKSIWEIDIDKNRHLTKEDKICEDIYEKTTTRNSEGRYIVKLPFKTYSPQLNETSTSTSLQSPEGNTKVIAKQRFLQLERKFRKSSDLKKEYTKVINDYIDQGHMEKIPEGEKEKRSVYLPHHAVVRTDKETSRTRVVFDASCKGTNNISLNEELLVGPQLQDDLRYLLMKWRMKRVCFMADIKQMYRQILVTREDAEFQRVIWRPDESEDFHEYRLLRVTFGTASAPYLAVRTLHQTADDEGKDEPLAVQSIKGNFYMDDWLDGADDTETAISLAKTVTNILQKGGFQLTKWSSNDINFMKSVDEEKRSTNAHIDMNLDGKVKALGIVWNLKTDTFQYNLTFPTPENACVTKRSILSDIQRLFDPLGWIAPSTVMAKILLQKLWLERVNWDQNVSETLHEEWNQIRSDFVNVNDVQVDRWLGTTNINKTHRQLHGFSDASTRAYAAVVYIRTETNGKVELKLIAAKTRVAPLKTISLPRLELCGALLLSKLMKHISLAMQIPPSDMYAWTDSSIVIAWLYGDPNRWKTFVANRVVEIVENLNYKRWYHVKSSDNPADLASRGMLLSELTKCGLWWRGPRWLSEKEIKFSKQEVIKTQLEMKKQKIITHLSTEDQDKSITTQFEKFNDLPELLKVVCYCRRFLNYKDNKNINKQITTQELEDALTICIKRVQELEYTEEIERLKINKQVKRRSPLRSLNPYLDDKHILRVGGRLRHANLPDERKHPIILGNKNTLSRLIIADAHLKTIHGGIQLMLCYLRSKYWILKAKSIAKKHIHKCLICARLNATARAQIMGDLPNERVTPSRPFLNSGVDFAGPFQILLSKGRGNKTTKAYVSIFICMSTKAIHIELVSDLTSEAFIGAYRRFVARRGKCSHLWSDQGRNFVGADKELRDAWKEASLQFTGEIAETLATEGTQWHFIPAYSPSFGGLWEAGVKSIKYHLKRIVTTHLTYEKMTTILCQVEACLNSRPLCPLNDSDPDNINPLTPGHFLVGEAPIVVPSPDMKDIKMSSLSRWQHTQKLVHDFWRRWQDEYLSRLQQRPKWHKKEDDFKIGDVVLIKTDNLPPGKWYLGRIVDKHPGPDGLTRVYSVKSGNSVTKRTVTKLCPLPLDET, from the coding sequence ATGTGTAAAGAAAATCATACGTTGTCTCACTGCAAGAAATttgttgaaatgaaattaaGCGAGAGAACCGAATATGTCAAGAAcaaacatttatgttttaactGTCTAGCACTAGGACACTCAGTGAAGAGATGTAAATTACCAGTGTCCTGTCAAAAATGTCACCGACGTCATCATTCTTTACTACATGAGACTAAGAATACAGAACCAACGGCTACACCGAGCACCTCACAACCGTTGGCTTCACAGCATGTAGTAGAAGAGAAGGAAGCAGTTCAAGTGAACACAGTGATCGCGTCACaccacacaaataaacatgggaCAGCACTATTAGCGACTGCTGTAGTAGAAGCAACAAATGCAGAAGGTCAAGTTATTTCTCTACGCGCGCTGATTGACCAGGGTTCTCAAGCTACATTTATAAGCGAGAAAGCAACTCAATTATTGAAACTGAAGCGACAGCCAGTCAAAGGAAGTGTTTTAGGAGTGGGTTCTTTGAGAACAGAGCTAAAACACGTGGTACAGCTTAATATAAGATCACAATGGGACTATAAGTACAATTTACCGATTCAAGCCTACGTGATGTCTAAACAACTGACCACTAAGATACCCACCAAAACAATTGTCAAGCAACCATGGCCTCACATCGACGGGCTTAACTTGGCTGATCCGAGTTACTTAACACCTGGTTCTGTAGATCTGCTATTAGGAGTCAAGGTATACGCACAGATAATACAGCCAGATTTAATAAAGGGTCCACCAGGCACTCCAACTGCACAAAAAACAAACCTGGGTTGGATTATTTTCGGAGATATCGTTGAAAAACCACAAAACGATACTTACCTTGTGATGCATCATCAAATCGACGCCgacgaaatattaaaatcaatatggGAAATAGACATTGATAAAAACAGACATTTGACAAAGGAAGATAAGATTTGTGAGGACATCTACGAGAAAACAACAACAAGAAATTCGGAAGGAAGGTACATAGTCAAATTACCTTTTAAAACTTACAGTCCACAACTAAATGAAACAAGCACGAGTACAAGTTTACAGTCACCTGAAGGAAACACAAAGGTGATAGCCAAACAAAGATTCTTGCAACTGGAGCGGAAGTTTAGGAAATCATCTGACCTGAAAAAGGAATATACAAAGGTTATAAACGATTACATAGATCAAGGACACATGGAAAAGATACCTGaaggagaaaaagaaaaaagatcaGTATACTTACCTCACCACGCCGTAGTTCGTACTGACAAGGAGACCTCACGAACACGCGTCGTCTTTGATGCTTCCTGTAAAGGcacaaataatatttcactaaaTGAAGAATTATTAGTAGGTCCGCAGCTGCAAGATGATTTAAGATACCTTCTTATGAAATGGAGAATGAAGCGTGTCTGCTTCATGGCCGATATTAAACAGATGTATCGCCAAATATTGGTGACTCGTGAAGACGCAGAATTTCAAAGAGTTATCTGGAGACCTGATGAGAGCGAAGATTTCCACGAATACCGTTTGTTAAGGGTCACATTCGGCACAGCATCTGCACCGTACTTAGCTGTTAGAACACTCCATCAAACAGCCGATGATGAAGGAAAGGATGAACCACTCGCTGTACAATCCATTAAGGGTAATTTTTACATGGATGACTGGCTCGACGGTGCTGACGACACTGAAACTGCTATTTCACTAGCCAAAACTGTCACTAACATCCTACAAAAGGGCGGATTTCAACTCACAAAATGGTCATCAAACGATATAAACTTTATGAAATCTGTTGATGAAGAAAAGAGATCAACAAACGCACATATAGACATGAATCTTGATGGAAAAGTTAAAGCATTGGGCATTGTATGGAACCTAAAAACAGACACATTTCAGTACAATTTAACTTTCCCAACACCTGAAAATGCTTGTGTAACAAAACGAAGTATTTTATCTGATATACAAAGGCTTTTTGATCCACTTGGTTGGATTGCACCGAGCACAGTAATGGCAAAAATACTGTTACAAAAACTATGGCTCGAAAGGGTGAACTGGGATCAGAACGTAAGTGAAACATTACATGAAGAATGGAATCAGATAAGATCGGATTTTGTAAATGTGAACGATGTACAAGTGGACAGATGGCTTGGTAcaactaatataaacaaaactcaTAGACAACTACATGGATTCAGTGACGCTTCGACACGAGCTTACGCAGCAGTAGTATACATAAGAACTGAAACAAATGGCAAGGTTGAACTAAAACTCATTGCTGCTAAAACAAGGGTTGCACCACTAAAAACTATATCCTTACCAAGACTAGAATTGTGTGGGGCATTATTACTTTCCAAGCTTATGAAACATATTAGTCTAGCAATGCAAATTCCACCTTCAGATATGTATGCATGGACGGATTCATCTATAGTTATAGCATGGCTATACGGTGATCCCAATCGATGGAAAACATTTGTTGCCAACCGCGTCGTCGAAATTGTAGAAAACCTAAACTACAAGCGCTGGTATCATGTAAAATCAAGCGATAATCCCGCAGACTTGGCCTCTCGAGGAATGTTGCTGTCCGAACTAACGAAATGTGGCTTGTGGTGGAGAGGACCACGTTGGTTATctgaaaaggaaataaaatttagtaaacAGGAAgttattaaaacacaattagAAATGAAAAAACAGAAGATCATTACTCACCTCAGCACAGAAGATCAGGATAAATCTATAACTACACAATTTGAGAAGTTTAACGACTTACCAGAATTACTTAAAGTTGTATGTTACTGCAGAAGATTTTTAAACTACAAAGATAAtaagaacataaataaacaaataacgaCACAAGAATTAGAAGATGCTTTgacaatttgtataaaaagaGTTCAAGAACTAGAATACACTGAAGAAAttgaaagattaaaaataaacaaacaagtaaaaAGAAGAAGTCCGTTGCGATCCCTCAACCCTTATCTTGATGATAAACATATCCTCAGGGTGGGCGGTCGCCTCAGACACGCAAACTTACCTGATGAAAGAAAACATCCAATCATTCTCggaaataaaaacacattgtcGCGTCTGATTATAGCCGACGCACACCTTAAGACAATTCACGGAGGAATTCAACTGATGTTATGTTATCTTCGTTCAAAATATTGGATTTTAAAGGCAAAATCAATAGCTAAGAAACATATACACAAGTGCTTGATTTGCGCAAGACTTAATGCTACCGCCAGAGCTCAAATTATGGGAGACTTACCAAATGAGAGAGTAACTCCATCCAGACCATTCTTGAATAGTGGCGTGGACTTCGCAGGGCCCTTTCAGATTTTATTATCTAAGGGtagaggaaataaaacaacaaaggcCTACGTTTCGATTTTCATTTGTATGTCTACAAAGGCAATTCATATTGAGCTTGTAAGTGATCTTACTTCAGAAGCGTTTATCGGTGCTTATAGACGGTTTGTTGCCAGGAGAGGCAAATGTAGCCACCTGTGGAGTGATCAAGGCCGTAACTTCGTCGGAGCTGACAAAGAACTCCGGGATGCCTGGAAAGAAGCAAGCTTACAGTTCACTGGAGAAATTGCAGAGACACTAGCCACAGAGGGTACTCAATGGCATTTCATCCCCGCTTACAGTCCCTCTTTCGGTGGATTATGGGAGGCTGGtgtaaaatctataaaataccACCTGAAAAGAATTGTGACAACTCACCTGACTTACGAAAAGATGACGACGATACTCTGCCAAGTGGAAGCCTGCTTGAATTCTCGTCCGCTTTGTCCCTTAAATGATTCTGATCCAGACAACATTAACCCACTTACTCCAGGACATTTTCTAGTTGGAGAGGCACCTATCGTTGTCCCATCACCGGATATGAAAGACATAAAGATGTCCAGCTTGTCTCGCTGGCAGCATACACAGAAACTGGTTCACGACTTCTGGCGGCGATGGCAAGATGAATACTTATCCAGATTGCAACAACGTCCCAAGTGGCATAAAAAAGAAGATGACTTTAAGATCGGAGATGTCGTCTTGATAAAAACCGATAACTTGCCACCTGGAAAATGGTACTTGGGACGAATCGTCGATAAACATCCCGGTCCGGATGGTCTAACGAGGGTGTATAGTGTCAAAAGTGGTAATTCTGTAACTAAAAGAACTGTAACAAAGTTATGTCCATTGCCTCTCGATGAAACCTAG